DNA from Zerene cesonia ecotype Mississippi chromosome 29, Zerene_cesonia_1.1, whole genome shotgun sequence:
CAAGTGGTTGATGTATCTCGTCGCAGCTAGAAGTAGTGCGAGAGCAGCGCCATGGCGAGCAGGCCGGCGAGCAGCGCGGCGAGGTGCTTGAGCGACTCGAGGCGGCTGGGCTCGCGCAGCAGCTCGGGCAGCACCGTCACCAGCGCGATGTGCAGGAACCCGCCCGCCGTGAACGGCGTGATCCACGACGTGCGCGCCTCTGCGAGTCACATACATGTTAGTGATTACCATCAATATTAAAGCATACATAATAAAgtgacaatttataaatatttaagaaaaattaaagaatcgTTAGTGTTGTTACACGGTACGCGAGGCCACTGGACCtcaacttttttaaaaaagcaattgCTCTTTTTCGGAATATATAAAGCACATACCGATAGCATTCCTGGCCCCGCTGAACATAACCGCAGTCATGGCGCCCACCAGACCGGCTGATGCAGTCGCctgtaacaatttttaatgttaataacttACAAACAAGAAGTCCTTAATCGGAACTCATAGAAAGCAAATTTTGAACACCATGATATTTGGTGCCAAGTTAGTCTAAGAttcgagaaaggacatagcaTAGGCATAGTGTTTACAAAGCCAAGGCAAAAGCCCCGGGACTGTCTTTCCTTTTCTCTAAGAACgcaggcaaagccgcgggcggaaggCTAGTATTCTAAACGCAAaagtgtatttctttttagaTCTTTTTATGGCGTTgtaacggagcgattttatggtaTGTTTTTTAAGTCTGGAGATAGGAGGCTAGAGTGACATAGGCAATTTTCATAACCGTGATGAAATATCTCATTTCTGTCAGAATTCGCGGGTCAAACCGCGGatagttacaaaaaaaacttaccaATTGCGCTTTAGCCGCTTCCCACCGCGAGAATCCACTTTTCAATAGGATCGCGAAATCGCCCACTTCATGAGGGATTTCATGTACTgtaattagttaaattaattatgttattaaatatcaagTTAAACTCTTAAACTgcttaaccgattttaatccaatttgcacaccatgtgcagctTAGTCCAACTTTACGGAtaggatttaaatattactttagttGTATATCTGCTTTGGATTCATTcaattcattcttttgttgCTTGTACACGTACATTTTAtgtgaaacaaaaatactaaacatacaatgatacaaattataagacatcttttttcaatattacattgagaaaaaaaattgatcttttatacgctgcccgcttttaggcaaataggataaggaaagaattgacgactggagagaaggaaaggactgagaagggtaaggaaaaggaaacgggccaccGGAAAATTAcggatttttttatcaaaatcattaaACTCACCAAGTATAGCAAAAGTGGTCAGCAGACCAACTCTAAAGCCCACAAGGAAGGAGCCGCCGACAGCCAAGCCGTGCGTGAAGTTATCTATTGAATTCGCCATTAGATTGAGGTATCCGGCCACCTGAAATATTATATCCGCTCCTTTATATTGTTTCTAGGTGTGCCTCGCGGTTTTGCCCACGTATCactgatgttatatagcctgaAGCCTTCCTAAATAATTCCTgggttcctgagattagcgcgcaCAAGCAAACACTtcagcttaataatattatatagatacaaATTATAGAAAGTTCATTTTAGATGAAAAACTGTGATTAACTAGCTGTCTTCAATAAAggaagttttcaatttgaacgTTTTTCGGTTTGTTATTTTAGAACTCTCGACTgtgtgaaccaattttgatgactCCTTTTTTTCAATTGGTGCTGATAGTGAAAcgggtaaaaaaaaaaaaactctgtaACCCGATTTAAATGAACGAATTTTAGAAGAATCAATAAGAGAATAATCAAtcagaccgcctccttggtatagtggtaaacgcgtgagcgtagaaccgaaaGGTCCTGGATTCGATttcggtggggacaataaaagaaaaaaatgtcgcgatctggcaggacacagaaggctgatcacctacttgtccataaagataatcgatcagtgaaacagatgtatatcatctgccccataccccagtaggggtcacgggacttcacttcaATAAGAGACTCAAACGATCTCCCGCTACCCACATGCTTCTTGTCGCTTTTCTCGCTGGCTTGCACCTTCTCCCGCGCTTCCCGCAGCAGGCAGCGGCCCATCCAGCGCGAGCCCTTGCAGCGGCCGGCGCCGTTGGGCGCCGCCACCCCGCTGCAGCACGCGCCTTCACCTGCACGGGACATCTCTATATACAACTAGCTAActaataagagtaaggcagaatagCAGCTAGTAATAGGATTATAATTCCATgttttcatgagtttatctacATATAATGATAAGGATCGTCAGGATTCAATTAATCATTATAGGGTTTtacttttaactatatttattattttattgaaatatttcataaaaatatgatccTTGTGAAAAacaacgtttttatttaattattttaaggagATTTATCTCGGGAGAATCTTTCAACTTTTTGCAATGTGTTTGAAAACTACTCATTGTCCAAAACACACTACTCATAGAATACCGATTGACTTATTGaagttaacaataaaactttactAATTTTTTGCTTTAACTTACATctgataaaaaacaatatattctgCCTCACTTACCTTTAGTATTATTGTTAAACACACAAGTATCATACAGCTCCTTAGCCGTAACCTTCCCGTTCCCGCCACATCCTCCCCCCCTTTGTTTTTCAGCTTCTAGAAGCTTCTCGATCTCTTCTATCTCTATATGGCGAATGGTGCCGTTCTGCTTCGGCTCTTCTTCTTCATCTTCTACTGTTGCGAAGAGCTTCTCCACTATAATGAAGACTAGCATACCGAAGAGGCACCAAAGCCCGCATTTCATTGACACGTGTTCGCCTTCTGTAATGGTTTTacggtttatttaatttggtatataaaataggtaatagaattattaaagGGAAGACAGCTaacatatttctaatttttttatatgtaataggcatttaaaagaatgaaaagaaagaaagaaaaaacattttttgatgGACATGAtgcattttattgataaaagcGCGCggtggtggttcgcctgatagtaagcgatgATCACCACCCATgtacattcgcagaggtagtgcctctgcgaatgcgctgcccgcttttagatACCTTTGTttagaagaaaaagaaataacaaataaaaggcGATACTTATTTAGTGTCCCACATTGGTGAGAGATAAGCCACTTATCATTTCAAACAATGAATACTTGTGTATAGTTCAATAATATTTCCTATAGATTAGGTTAACATTAATGTatgagttaaaaataatgacgtAAATAACGTTTGAATGACGACAATAAAgtactaattaaatatgtgataaatgtttgtatgttctGAGCTCATTAATAAACGTGTTTGTTTTGGaggaaacatttaaaaaatgggAGTTATATATGTGTTGCTTCGTATGGACTTAAtttatggaaatttaaaattaaaattaaaaatatatggaatatgttaatttatatgttacgtTCTAATTTGAGAATAAGAAGATTGGAACCAAACGCACCTGAAGGGTCTTGACCGactcatacatatatactagctgacccgacaaacgctgttctgcctgacgcttatcatttaggggtatatAATtagttggccgattctcagacatactcGATAAGAACACAAAATTTCGTGAGAATCATTCCAGTCGTtttggaggagtatggtaactaacattgtgacacgagaattttataaatatagagatAGAGAAGAGATTTTGTGCACATACATGCGgtcatagactatattttattattaatacagcTAGATGATTCGGGTGCAATGGCACAACAATGATTGCCACCATCTCATTATAATGTTACTTTGGCCTCGgataactgtttatttttacacatgtACATTAACCTTTGTATGCGtagctttatttaataaccatATCATAATTAGAAAGCTAcgttatacaaaaaacaacGAGTAACAATAGTTTTTTGTATTCAGTCAAAGTTATAGTAAACAGTCCATGGAAAGATGCAgagcataatttatttaaacaaaaaggtACAGTAGCATTTAGAACGTtctcaatcaatcaatcaatcgaatactctttattgtgcacctttacaagaagagtaaaaacaggatataaataacaacataataataacatgaagagcacaacaggcggtcttatcgcttaagcagcgatctcttccagacaacctggtggaCAAGAAAAACGCACGCAGTTCTCCGTTTTATGGGCATGTTTGAAAAGACTATATGTCTTTACACCACATATCACTAGGTAAacgtataatgtttttatatgcttataaacacaataacctaaatatttacaaaattatcagCTTGTGATATCATAAGTagacaaaaacaaacataaaaccaTAGCACTAATAATGATTCATACAGAAGTTTCCTCTCTTATCGCCTTGTTTAGTCAATGAACCTCATAagattattaaagtataagaatataaaattatacaggaggacatatgttatttaagtaaattcaATGATTTATGTgacaatttaatgataaatcgATGTATtgctgaaatataaatttaataaaagatagTACTGACAGGTTTTAGATGCGagttaatgattaattattgacTGACATTATAGCATTATTCGTAATTCCAATTAATATGTTTGATAGTTAATCATGATTTCTAAGCACATGTACACATGCAGATTTCAAAATGCGTTCAAGGGATAATTTTAACACACCAAAACACCAAACAggaaaattatcattttaataatttctgtcaaataatttgtaacaaatCATAGCAACTACGGTCCATATCATAGACTCCACGATAGTCAAATGCCAAGATAGCGCTACaacaagtttgtttgtttaccaTACACTTGGAACACATTACCTCGCGATGATTACGCGATTAATAAGCAACATTATTACAATACGATAGAGCCCAAATTTGCGTACAATCAACTGGCAACACAAAACCTCGAccgataattaaataactcgTCATGTAGGAAAACACGTGCGTTCTTGACAATGGACTTGTATGACAgagtatgttaataaaattgacgTGTTCACATCGCGtctaattatgaattaaatgatAGATTTTGTATATGTGTTATcagtatcatcatcatcatcattatcagctcatatatgttcccactactgggacacaTCATACCTCCTATAAGCCTCCTatgatactaataataatatgattttgattaatatttgattCACTCAAAAACTTACGAGTCAGTGTAATTCTGGGCGAAAGCAGATTGGGGAGACCAACTACCAACcgattttatactatttaagaTAGATGGGGCCttaatagaaacattttactgctaataatatacatacaaaacaagACAGagcacttttatatttatctgaaacttataaaaacggtttcacccgtgtaagtccgtatcccgtaggaatatcgggataaaaaattgcctacatgatattccagttctccagctgtctacgtaccaaattgcattgcaatcggttcagtagtttttgcgtgaaagagcagctAATACAAACACGTtgcttgcaaactttcgcatttataatattagtaggatatagtaggatgGTAATTTaaggaattaatttaatgataagaCTACCTATAAACTGTACCTTTAGCTTATTTAATTACAGGTGAGTATACTACGTATGAAAAACTAGTTTCTATAACTTTTATtcttatgtatttacaataaaataaatttatgaacattATTGCTTTAGTTTAAACGTATTATAAAAACCTATGTAAAATGTTACGGTTTTCCTCATTAACTACATTTTTGAGAAATGACCACAGCAAAGAAATATAGCAATTATAAGTATGCATgtggtttttatataatgtaagaaTTACTATAACACTTTTACTTATGTTTGTTGttgataattttcaaatttagaacGCCAGGAAAAATAAACCGCAACCGCATGCACAAAGGTCAAATGCCGAAAGcgattgataaaaataataagacaatAGTTCCATTTTCGTTCTACTCTCCGATATTTAGTCATTCCGATAATATTCtggatattataaattttttaccgTATATCTCATTCAAGTTCACATCCCTCTTTAACTTTAAGCATTACTTAATCTGTATAATGCACTGCCTTCCGAAAATGTTAAATCTGTTATAATGATTCAAAAGAGCTATTATAAGAAGtccaattgaataaatgaatgtttgggtttgagttttattactaactagctgcgccccacggttttaCCCGCGAAAATCTGTATCGCGTAGGAATATCCAGCTATTCCAGTAGTAGTCCAGCTATTTGCGtattcatttcattacaatcggttcagtttttgcgtgaaagagtaataaacacccatatatacttacatattacTTACTATTTCTTAGTAATATTAACTCAAAAATTAACATGTCGATATTAGAAATTCTCTTGTCATAAATAAGCTACATCTTTACCGAATTATATTGGCTATTTTATATCCCGAGTCAACTCGGGCAAAGCCGGAGTAAGGGGCTAGTATTCTATAAAACCATTGTGACAACTATGAAATATGTACGTAATACATACACATGTAATTcacgaaaaaatataaatatatacagatcaacaaatatttagtattgttctatatatgtatatcacactagtattataaacgtgaaagtttgtttgtttggatgtttgaccgtcgatcacgctgaaactactcaacggattttcatgaaatttggtatacagacagggtatgaactgacttgagtgataggacacttattatcccgattaaatgctcccttacgataaaacaggaaccttgatatccgggcggagccgagaCAAGCgtcaagtaataaatatagtagaaGAAGAAGTAACAAGTAGTTCTCTAGGTAGGATCTACTCTAGATTTGAATGTCTTTACAATGTAACCGTCAAAAAAAAGACTAAAGTTGCTTCACAGAACaaagaacacaaaaaaatatatatcccCTTTGAGCAAAAACATCCATTTCCTATTACATAAAACGTATTTCAAGTTCTTCTCGTGACATTGAATTGTAACACAATGAACTGGGacaatataacttatatattgtTACTGGAACGATGAAACTTTGGGTCAAAGAATTAATTAAGCGTGAATAATGAACGTAGTGACGTGTGTGCTGCTCGATTGAAACATATGTTATAGTAAGAATCGATAAGTTTCGAAGCTAcgaagaaattattaatataagtttcTATTTTCTGGTCGTAACTTTGTTTGTCAATTTCTTTGCAAAAAGAGCAGGTTCTGCATTCGatcttttttgtgtttgtcacttcataaatttttattgagggaatcgattttgatgatcatttttaatattgaaaagctGTTTCTTGTCATGTGATCTCAtttaaaaaagtctttaaatgtatagtttaaaataattattagttaaCATATTCGAGAACACTATCTTAAAATGATTAgcatattatatgtagttaCGGTCTAGAgacaatttcttttttgtcATACTTTTCACTAAACAACgtaaaatagattaattttattccagAAAACCTATATCCCATTACTCCAAAACCTAGCTCAGAACTAActacatatgtaaataataatcacttACCTTTCGTACTAGCGAGATCGTGTTGCCACGCTTCGGGAAGCAAGTGTAAAAAGACATCTCCTAGAAGACCGCCCACAGCAAAACTTAGGAGTATCCTAAGAGTCGCAGCACCAGCTGGAACACGAAAATATCCAATGTTATGTAATGTCGATTATAATAGTATGTTACCACGTGACAATATGAAACGATCTATGACTAAGaaggtttttttataagcTTATCATATTCTTTCTCCATTCTTATCATTCGAATAACATAGGAACAAGCTaagaaatcaataattaaacatcGCTATCATTATCATGTAATACGGCAATCGATGTTATCAAAATCACTTCAGGTTGTTTAAACAGATTATATGTCATAAATGTATGCTTCAGATAGTGTTAatctgttattattaattctatattGATCTGTGATTGAATATTCTTCAAAAAGATAACAATATTGGGATATCCTATGTCGTTTCACAATTATATTCTATGTTGGTTGTTCATAACTATAGATAATACAAGATAAAAAGAAGCACGAAAAGAATAGATTTCAATGTAAGTATTCCTTTGTTTGGAATGGAAGGTTTATACAAAGCCAGATTTATACAATATCAGTCACATATGATAATCTCAGGTGGTATCTGATAGATTATCATTCGTAAGAGTAGTTACGAAGTTAACATTCGTATCGGGCATATCCAAATAGGTAAACTGATAGTGATTTACGAAGATGCCGTCTAATTATGAGaagaaaatattcttttttctattttaagaaTTCCTCTAAAATTACTATGTGGTATTTTTCATTCGCTGCACATTCTTTCCGAATCCATAAAACCTGTGATCTAATATtcttaaatgcgaaagtgtgtttatttgattgtttttctttcacgtcgcaacagAGAACTTTATGCTATGAGTATAGGCATGACCTATAGTCATAGCATAAAAATCTCTTACACTAGACAGACAGACTAGACAGACTTGGGAGGCTAGACAGTAACATAAGCTACTTTTTAAAGCGCTGAACAATCTCATTCCCCTgtgaattttctttgattaCGTGAGTGAAGCCGCAGCTGCACAACtagtattcaattaataagcATATCTAAGCTTTGGAaactaaaaagaaatacaaattcCTCGAATTGATCTTCGCAGAATGACTTAAAGAATGTAAAAAGACCATCgaggtttaataaaataaaagcaggAACGTCTGAATTCCGAGTAAATGATgtgatgtttataaatacgGGGTCAGAGTTTAATCTCTTGGGCGCTTTATCTATAGaactaataaataagatgttattttatggAATTATAGGTATTGAATGTGAATGTAGTGTAGGGTTCCCCGTGATAATGAATGGGCACTGTACGTTATCAGCTATGAACATGGAGCTAATAATGCAATTGTACTCTGATTTTGTTGTGTGTAAACATATTTCAACTTAATTTAACCCTTACTAATAggatatttactttttaaaagatCTGATGTTGCTTGATTGGAAtcgttgaaatttatatttttttacatctaGGATAGAAGTAAGACCATCATGTCGTTCTTTAGTACTTGAAGAGAAGTTTCTAAAGTATGAAATGTTTGTTGGTCTCCTTGTTCCATGTCTCCTATAACCCATTCTGGGTTATAAGGCCTGTTTTATGTCGATTCACTTTATCGAACCCCGCCTAAAACTTGTCTTACTCCGCCCGTGGGATATACTATGAGTGTTTTTCAAAGAATAAATGAAACTTTTAATGagaataaactttaaaactattcaattCCATTTCTAGaaacataaacacaaaagTGGAATCACCTTCAATATATTTGGGAGCTACTGATATCTATTATCTAAACCTGATTAAATACACCGCAAGACTTCAAGTGTTAAATATCTTACATTTGtgtcaattatttttcatgtaagTCATCACGTACTGGTTATCAGTGAGCTGCGAATTACATTTTATCCCTaggaaatgtttaaatatttaaacatttgaattaataGTCAAGTTTTACTTGACTATTGGCAGTAGGTTTGAAAAGTTCTTAAGAAAAATTGGAtgactattttaaatttggaatcaaaaatgattttatttttacatatacttTTTGCATGCTTTATGTTAGTAgccgtaataataataacgctTTCTGAGTAATGACAACCCTATATCTTTAAAAGGCGGTTAATTTGTTGGCCTTACCACTAACTTTAACTCAGAAATTAGTGCACTATCTACACTAATGATATAAAGatgatgtgtttgtttgttttttagttgaaacgcgcttatctcaggaactactaataccgatttcaaaattttggGATGGACCACCGTTGGATATGCACGCGATCCCTGCTAtacattatatcatttatacaaAAGGCGTAGCTGGGGACCCGAGGGGACACAGCACTCAATTTATTTCGGCAGCCGTTAAAGAATTCAGTCATCGTTTTTTTGACagaaatggaaatattttcattaatcatGATTCTAAGAAGGCCatagaagtatttttattaatttacatagcAATTGACACTTTCGAAAAACAATTACCACAGAACTTCACTTACACTGATTGAAACGACAGATTTCAAATCGACAATGAAATTGCGTTTTCGCAAGAGCGATTTTGCGTCATCTATTTACTTTAGGTATCAATCTGTAGTTGAATGGATCACACggggtaaaataataaatgaataagtaaaataaaggaaaggttTCAGTATGCTAGTTAGTTAGGTTATTTGAAGGTGTTGAATTTGAGATTATTTGAAAACCATACTAAAATTTACCCACTTCCTCTTGAAAAAAACCTACTTATACCTTTACTAACATTgctttagatattattattttttttttgtatatactgaaatatctattatccattttattattattatgtaacacTTTAAACACGCAAgtttaataaagaatacattatttgtaagaTGTAGGTAAGTACCTATATTTAAACCATATGttgttatgtgttattttaaaacttcaaaGTCAATGAATGATACGCAAAGATATGATCGTTTCgatgtacctacatattgGACAATGTAGCTATCACAATATCGatagatagattattatttatctcaaGAGAAATCTGTCACTAACTCAttgcttaaatatttcttaattttgtgCTTGAATTCAATAGCCGTTGTGCACTAAGTGTaacaaatagtatttatattgttaatcatattatgccaaagtgtatattataaagaagtaattatgcaatttaaattctGATTCACAATATATctcagaaaaagaaaaaaaaatattacaagtttTTAGATAGTAGAAAAAGCTTATTTACGTAGCTATTGCAATTCACTATCAAGCTTTTCACTACATCCTAGAAGATATTGGAAAATAATACTCATTAATTCTGTCGTAAAATTAATCACTGGTCAAATGGACAATTAACCTaagtaataaacaattatcagCATActgtcatataaattataacatccTTTTATTGAGGAAACTTTATTGTAAACATTAGTTGGTTCCCACAATATGAGTTagtttattttgcaattatcACCCAAACTAATTTTGATTAAGATGGTCAATCTATTCACATATTAGAACtgtatttaagttattaaatacaGAAGCAAGGGAACATAAGTATCATAAatctctatttttttatttctttcattttatctctatgtaatgttaataaatataacgtaacacaaataaatgtcTGTTCTAGTACATCTACAAAATATTCTTCaatgttgaaaatataaaataggtaaaGATTGTTA
Protein-coding regions in this window:
- the LOC119837867 gene encoding zinc transporter ZIP13 homolog; its protein translation is MESTVVAGIFPEYFYTFVEELDEHPWLFSALASLLVGLSGILPLLIIPIDETASFKDGAGAATLRILLSFAVGGLLGDVFLHLLPEAWQHDLASTKEGEHVSMKCGLWCLFGMLVFIIVEKLFATVEDEEEEPKQNGTIRHIEIEEIEKLLEAEKQRGGGCGGNGKVTAKELYDTCVFNNNTKGEGACCSGVAAPNGAGRCKGSRWMGRCLLREAREKVQASEKSDKKHVAGYLNLMANSIDNFTHGLAVGGSFLVGFRVGLLTTFAILVHEIPHEVGDFAILLKSGFSRWEAAKAQLATASAGLVGAMTAVMFSGARNAIEARTSWITPFTAGGFLHIALVTVLPELLREPSRLESLKHLAALLAGLLAMALLSHYF